AGCTTGAGGCACTGGAGGTCTACTTACTGTTGCTGGTGCGGTTGGCTTTGGCTTTGCAATTGTAGACTTATCTTCAGGCCTATGCCCAAGCGACCGTGACAGTGCATCCGACATGTCCTGCTTCCTTGCATCCTTTACCCTTCCAACGTAACCTGCCAGACTTCCTTCATTTGCGTGACCAGACACTTTGCATATATCTCGGGTAGCAAAGCCTTCTCCATCGAGGATTGTGATACAGGTTGCGCGAATACAGTGGTTTGTGTACACCTTTGAAAGCTCCGCTTGCTTTGATAAGACGTTCATGAAGCTACCCAGCGTTGTCTGTCCAACTGGTGATTTCTTGTACCAGGGACAGTCTGAATCTGCAGGTGCAACTCGTTTTGGAGTTTGGAAGAATGCTTCACAGTCAGGATTAAGTTTAGAGACATACATTTTGAAAGATGCGACCGGGCATTCATCGGTATTGGTTGCGTACATTCGCCCTGCATCTGTTCTTGATGATGTGTTGTCTTCTTGCGTCTTTTTTGTCAACTCGTCTACAGCTTGCATAACATACTCTTGTCCATCTGAATCGGCCTCTACGATAAAGTGACCCTTCTTCAAATCTCTTAAATTCTCTCTGCCTCTACGGCAGATATATAGCATGAGCTCAAACCAAACCTTGTATTGAAGTCCAGCCGGTGAATCTTGATTAAAAACTCCAGACCGATACAAGGTTTCAATGTCATTCTCATCAATCGATGCATGGTGCTTAACATCTCCGTTGCCAATTTTTTAAGCTGAACCAATACCGCTTTGAATGAAACATTGGCATCCGTAAACTCCGTGTCTTTAATTATGTCAATAAATCCAGGCCACTCGTTCTTTAGATGGCGATTCAGGCCAGTACGAATCCCGTTCATGGATGCTGTTTTGTATTCATTACCGTCTGTTTTCCGAAGCTCCGCGTAAAATTTTTCCAGCAGTTTCGCTAATTCCACCTTGTCCAGAGATTCAAAATTTTCAGGCTGCCCCTTTTCCCGAAGGTACGCTCGAAGAATATTCACAGATTTTTTCGTTGCCTTGAttgtgttttcagaatctttattcCTTAAAAGCTCGTTAAATTCTTCTTCGCTGAGGCTCGCGAATATCCCGGGTCAAGGAGCAGCCATTGTTGTTGTCATAGTGGTACCATGCGTGACTAGGCTCCAATGATCCAATACAACGCTCGTGATAAACACGCGGTATCACCAAAAATACGATTGATCAATATTCAGCTGTAAACGTTCCCGGATGttgtacaatattttcatgaATATTGTAAAGCATCCGGGAACTTTGCAAAAAGTATACAATACACAGTTTTGTTGTTGCGataaaaagcctgatataaataataatcatgaaTACTGTAAAACTAATATACTTAGATATAGATAAGCAGTAATTCCAGAACAATATTCATGACTACTGTAAAACTTCAGAAAAATAAGGGAACCAAATATTTGCATTTGGCACAGTCGTGAATGACATTCGTCAATATCTGTGAtagaaattttcatttttaccatTGGTTTAATagtttcattttgaaaaaaagaagaagaaaagattgAGAGGTGGATAAGGCTTGAGAACGAATCAATGGAATAGAAAACTCAGGTTTTGTCAACGCCATTGTATTTGAACTGATTCTTGAATGTATATATTAATGATgaattatctcaaaatcaatttgaaAGCAGCTGACTTTGGGCATGGTATCATCGCTATCCATTCTGAAAATTCTGCAATAAAATCATTGGGATCGTTGATAAAAACGTCAAAATGTAAAAGTTTCCACAACTGTTTTTGCAGCGGGAAGTAACAGATTTGAGGTAAACatcatatcaaataataataaggTTTCCTTACTTATTTCGCATGAAGGACCTGACCATCCCGGAAGACATTGACACTCATATCCATCGATTCTATCCAAACATGTTCCACCATTAAGGCAAGGCATGCTaccacactcatcaatatctgaaaTAGATGATAACATTTAGATCTCACACAACAAATTAATAGAAATCTAATTGACGTTAGGCTGCCatagccaggggcgtagccagctttcttggagAGGGGGGGGATGAAAATTTCcggggcaaagacgaaaaaaatCCCAGTTGCATCTTTTTGACCTGGTATTGTTGGTGGGATATATACATACACCGGGGTTTTAGAGAGACTATACATTTAAAATCTTCGAGTTTcccaaaaaaggctttatcggGACAATAAAGGGAAATTGCAAAACAACCAAGAAAACTGGATATTTGAGACTTACAAACAACGTTTATGGTATCATTGCTATCCATATCGCTTAGACCACcgataaaattttattttcaaaagtgtTTTGTAAGTGAACGTTGCATGATATTTCGATATCAAAAAACCCTGAGTGTATATCCAATCAAATTATAAAGTTTCCTTACTTATTTCACATGAAGGACCTGACCATCCTGAAAGACATTGACACTCATATCCATCGATTCTATCCAAACATGTTCCGCCATTAATGCAAGGCATGCTACCACACTCATCAACATCTGAGAAAAGGTGATAATATTTAGGTGTCACACAACAAAATACAAATCGGATCATGTCTAACCTGCTtaaattttgttatgtttttgtgttgttgttgctgttgatttattgttttggtgttttttattttatattctcaaATATGAAAAGGTTTTAATATCTATCTCATTTCTATTTGCAGGCTTGCCATACATAAATAATAACAAGAAGGCCaatgataatataattataataatataatacaatataatacaacacAATTATATATGGCACTTTCGGTGCAAGGACCTCAAAGCTCTTCATCAAGAAAATCTGcaaacattttaagccaaaagggAAAGTGTAAAACAACCCAGAAAACCAGATATTTGAGACTTACAAACAATATTAGTCATGGTATCATTGCTATCCATATCACTTGGACCACcgataaaattttatttttaaaattgtttttcatgTGGACATTGCTTAATATTTcgatcatagtgcagttatgtccacggcaaattcaccgtgacctttccagccataaacccgcttagtgaagattaaaccgatatatatatatgcagtactaaaccattgtGGTAATCGATTATCCAATGCAAATATATTActacgtgataatattaatccaatgagtgatcgaattgtccgctacggtcgactaatccaatcgataatgacgctattgacatgtacgggcggagctccactgaccgagttttggggtattttcaatggtttgctgtcatttactcatcaaggcggtcccccgttattataaggactatgataatgatttaaagatttacatgtagagaataaaccatacttgattgacagaaagtactaaatttgtacctattacggtgtCGTGACActcctcttccaaatgcgaccaagccagggcggcccggtgaagcaaaatgtgaatTGGAATAAcatgggagtttggatatagatgataGGATTTCTTtctgttattaaagcttgtaccgggttgaaaattcagacattttgaaaagaataagtaattgaaacatagagcaagtactaaaatcatagcttatatactttttgatatatgacgctcaCTAGTttatctcctatatctacaacacagcgctaccaatagggctcaattgcctattgtgagtgcccctgtgttgtgtacatacatgtaggcaacaataactgcatgatgtatcAAAAAACCCTGAGTAATATCCAATCAAATAATAAGTGTCCTTACTTATATCACATGAAGGACCTGACCATCCCGGAAGACATTGACACTCATATCCATTGATTCTATCCAAACATGTTCCGCCATTAAGGCAAGGCATGCTaccacactcatcaatatctgaaaAAGATGATAACATTTACGTGTCATATCTGAAAAAGATGATAACATTTAGGTGTCACACAACAAATAGAAATCTGATCGAGGTCATGCTGAAATTTATATGACTGACCATTTATACTTATTTTATCGCaattaattttatgcaaaattaataaaatacaaaatgtcgGTATTCGTGTATTTTCTTAAATGACTACTCAGAAAATTGGGGAGCCCTGTATTTGGCATCCGATCAAATGATAAACTTTCCTTACTTATTTCGCATAAAGGCAAGGCATGCTACCACACTCAtcactatctaaataaaaattcctttaaaaggtaCAGCATGGCCATAGATTACTCAAACTTAATGAAttatatcaaaaaattaataacaaataacATAATAATACACTACAGGAACTCACATTGCAGTAGACTCGGTTTTGTGATCTCATCCAATCAGCACTGGCCCCTTATTAGGGAGTGCTCGGCCATATAGTACCATAACTTAATGAAATAACATTAtatcaatacaatacaaaataatccCTTGGTTAAAAGGGACAGGGCTCTGGTAATTTAATAGGCCTagacatatcaatcaatcaaccaacgaAGTCCAGGAATCAAGTaagcaatcaaccaatcaaagcTATTCGGTCAATCCAATCAATTGATCGATCGTCAATTCATTTagtcaaaagtcaataatttcaATTAAAGTCAATTAAAAAGATCTTTAAAAACTACCGGTATTACACACCTCCAACTCTCTGGATGAAGAATGAGATGTGGATAAGGATAGATAGCGAATGGTATGGAATAGAAAACTCagttttgatcaaaaatgtgaaagTGTTTTTGCAGCGGGAAGTGGCATGATATCTAAATTTGAGGTAAAGATGAGCAACATCATATCATGTCTAACctgtttaaattttgttttgttttttgtgttgttgttaatgttgttttgttttgtttgtttgtttttggtgttaTATAATGGTTGTTTTGGTAAAATGGTATCATTGCTATCCATATCGCTTGGACCgccaatataaaatgttttcaaaagtgttttgCAGGTGGACGTTGTATGATATTTAGATAGCAAAAGACCCTGAGTAATATCCGATCAGTTTCCTTACTTATTTCACATGAAGGACCTGACCATCCTGGAAGACAATGACACTCATATCCATCCATTCTATCCAAACATGATCCGCCATTAAGGCAAGGCATACTACCACACTCATCAACATCTGGAAAAAAATTCCGATAACATTTCAATAGTTTCAATTTCACAGGGTGTCAAAATCTGACCCCTGTGCTGTTGAACCAAATATTTCACCTTTTCAAGAGCCAGTGATAATATTTCCGTGCTATTTAAGGGTCTTTAATGCTCAAAATAATGATGcaataatactccattggagagATGCACCTgttaagcagaagcagaagctaAGTTTGCAATGAAGAGTATCAAAAAATATCTGATATTTGCATTTCGTCTTGACTTCAAGGGGCCTAGAATTGGTCACTCGTGCTTTTGATCCGCCTCTGATACCACACGTCTTTCTGAGATCAACAGTGTCAAATTGCTGAAAACTGCTACAAACAGGTCTTTTGTTCATTCAGCACCACatatttggaacaatctgcccacTACCATCAGGGAATCAAATACATTGTCTGGTTTCAAAAAGGGTCTAAAAACTTACTTATTTGCTGCTTATGAATAGTTTGTTCCACAGTGGTCATAATTtttatgttctttgtatttaattaatctggtttcatcttttgccatgatattttgtcatttttgtcatatgcgctgcgctctttatgtatgtagcgctatataaatgcttcaaatgtatgtatgtatgaataCGTTAAAGTTTGATTTTGTTACCCTATTTCTAATGCaattttgaagtcaaattttaaaagattAGGGAACCGTCTAGGGAACGGTTGTCGACTTTTAATATTTAATAAAGGGGTCGTCGcagcggcacatacccgtatgtGAGTGCCCCTCTCCCAGTCACCATAGGCAACGTTTCCGCCAATGATACTATACTACTATCCAAGATTGTTaaataattaatacaaattaGTCTTAACCATAAAGCACTTACTTTGTTCACAGTGTATTCCAGTGTAACCTGCAATGCACCGACATACATATCCATTAATATCGTCTTCACATGTCCCTTCATTTTGGCAAGGTCCTGATTGACATTCGTTAACATCTAGGATAGAAATGAGAATTTTACATTCCATGATTGGttaattttattatatttaaaaacaaaagaatggGTATAAGGAAGACCCTGTAATTCATATTCATGCTGTTCCTCAATACAAACTTTAAAATGTAAAGGGTTTCCAGAAATAGCTTGGCAGGTGGATTCCCATGGATATTAAACCCAAGTCAAAATGGATTTCGAGGTCATGATGCTAAACTATGACAGTCAATCTATTCATTTTAGCCAGCCCATGAAGGTAGTACCTACCTTCATGGCCAGCCTAGATATAAATTATCATGCACatcaattcaaataataattgtGTATCCTCACTTATTTCGCATGAAGGGCCTGACCATCCCGGAAGACATTGACACTCATATCCATCGACTCTATCCACGCATGTCCCACCATTAAAGCAAGGCATGCTACCGCACTCATCAATATCTGGAAAAGGGTGATAAGTTTCACAAAATAGAAATCTGCTAAGGTCTCATCTCATATAAGATCAAATCTAAAAAACACGGAAAATTGTCACTAGCttgatcaaaatgtaaaaaaaaggttTTGTTTTGCACATGCAGACTTGaaattaagtatggaatattttttcgtaaAACTCCACGACTGGTCTGGAAAGGGTTAATTGGGGTGTGTCTAGAGATGGTGGgtaataattgtttgatagaaaatgtgatttacccaagggcggcggaaccgggggggcaggggggccagtggcccctccactttttttaCTGGGGGACCTGGCgcccacttttaacccataatgtgctgtgtgtaacatgtctgggtgaacataaataatcaaatctctattctagaccttaacatgcttaaagaaagtgtaaaaattatgcacaaaatggcttcaattggaccttcattttgcaaaatgttccaactcccctgtattaggacacccaacactaaaagcaataatttatacaattatagtgaaaacttatccacgaatggcttcaatttgggctttcatttaacccattttcggatttttcaaactaaaattgtaaacaataatagtgccagaatggtccaccaaatggcttaaattgggccttcattttgcaaaagtttctcacttctgaggggcacatcccacctcacacccccctgcgtcgcgcaagcgtcAACGCGATGaagccgcttcgcggccattattttgattttttacatcaccctgactggccccccactttcaaaattgttCCGCCGCCCCTGGATTTACCAGTGAATTTGCATacaatggcggatttagggaggctgaatttgagctttgtgggggacacaatctTGGTCCTTATGCAACGTTGTTCTGttgttatcaaatttattggagtttgaggtgatatttcctaaacttcgtcagcaattggcatttactTGCAATATATCATTTTTTAGTCAACAGGTTTCTGAAATAACATAATAAATTACCCTTATTAACAAAAGCACATACTTTGTTCACAGTATATTCCTGTGTAACCTGCAATGCACCGACAGTTATACCCATTAATGTCATCTTCGCATGTCCCTTCATTTTGGCAAGGTCCTGAATGACATTCGTCAGTATCTGTGAcagaaatttattttcatttatcatTAGTTAGTTTCAATTAaagtaaaataaatcaataaaagaTGTGTGGATGATAAGGCTTGCGAACTTTCGAAAAAGTTTTGAACTGAATCTTGTATCAGGATGTTCACGTCAAATTCTTTCAACATCTTCTTTTCTTCACTGttactagttcacccgttgctaTGAGAGTTACTGATAGtgatgctatttgacccctgatgaccccttttgactttttgacatgttcccgtcattctttttactacttttaagcccaattgggcatacagaccccatttgaccttcgccctcgagtgacctcggtttgattttgttcatgctcccgtgataaaatgtagcccctggatgacatttgacctcggttgaccttgattatatgttttacgtgttcccctcatatcgaagattccacccaccaaatttgagtctgatcggacaaaaattgaaatttgaaccctccgtgaagacctttgacctcggttgaccgtaattttatttcgcgcatatattcccctcgtatcaaggattccacccaccaagtttgagcctgatcggacaaagtttgacatttgaaccctccgtaatgacctttgacctcggttgacctcgattttatttcaggcatatatttctctcgtatcaaggattccacccacaaagtttgagcccgatcgggcaaagtttgaaatttgaccctccgtaatgacctttgacctcggctgaccttaattttattttgcgcatatattcccctcgtatcaaggattccacccaccaagtttgggcccgatcggaaaaagtttgaaattttgacctttgaccttgacctccgatgaccttcaaaaccaccctgtcaacatgcttttcccgacacctatccatatccgaaatatcggctTGATGCGTcgcagcgcggcgaaacgcatagccggacaaccagacagacagacacacagacttCGCTgtttattttagtatagtagatatcGCAACGCCTATTCTACGATCTCAATTTAAAAGCAGCTGACTTTGGTCATATCGTAGCTACTTGCTATCGCAAGTACCTAAGTAACATCTTATCAACAGTGGCTGCGCCAGGAATTTTATCTACGGGCGGGTAAAGGGGgcaaatataccaaaatagggcAGTTTTTTGTCCAAAATAAGGCAAATTCGGCCCCAAATAGTGGtgttttgtgtgatttttttttgtcctGACTGGAGTAAAACGGGGAGGggtcaaatattaaaacaattggGGAATTCCGCCTTGCCCCAGACACCGCCACTGCTTATCAAATAATAATTGTTGTCCCTCACTTATTCCGCATGAAGGACCTGACCATCCCGGAAAACATTGACACTCATATCCATCGACTCTATCCAAATGCGCCGCTATTCAGGCAGGGCATGCTaccacactcatcaatatctgaaaATAAAGTGATACCATTTAGatcaaaaatccaaaaatctcAACAGAAATCTGTTTTCGTTTAATGATTAAAATATAACAACAGAGATTGATCTTGGCTCAAATATGACAAGCTTTTGATTTCTATCCATTTTTCATCGTGCAAATTTATCACATAAAAACGAATAAGTAGGCACTCATTTTACATACATTATGAAGACCCTTTCTTGAAGCCATTTTGTCGTTTCCCATGTACAATACCATATGGTTTtcaggtcaaaacgttttaaaaagctACTATTATAACAGAATTAACGTTTTAATGACCATTGGGAATCTTATCACATTTTGTATGACACTGACCTATTTCAAACGGAAAACATATTAAATTACTCAAAATCACGTACTTTGCTCACAGTGTGTTCCTGTGTAACCTGCAATGCACCGACATTTATACCCATTAATGTCGTCTTCACAGCTCCCTTCATTTTGGCAAGGTCCTGAATGACATTCGTCAGTGTCTGTGACAGAAATTTCCATTTACCATTGGTTAGtataattttgaaaatgatacCGCATATTCTTTGATGGTACTCAAATCATGCCGGACCCATTTATACATATACATCTGGGTGGAGAGAGACTACTATAGCAGAATGACCATCCCAAATCATCTCACACTAAAATTTACCTATTTCAAACATGAGACCTGACCATCTATATAGAAAGACATTGATATTCATACCCATTGCCACTTTCCACACAATCCCCAGCATTGCTATAAGTCATGCTACATATAGCACACTCGTTGACATATGACAAACAAAACGTTGTCACATGTAACGTTTACATCAATAATATTATACTAATATCCTAAGCTTTTGATATAATATATTAATATGCTATACTTATTTACTGACCATTCTTAGTCAAAAAAAATTAACGCACTCACTATTCTCACAGTGTATTCCTGTGTAACCTGCAATGCATCGACAGTTATACCCTTCAACATTGTCTTCACAGGTCCCATTATTTTGGCAAGGTCCTGAATGACATTCGTCAATATCTGTGGTAGCAATTTTATTCTACCTTTGGTTAGTTTTACCTTTGGTTCTTGAATGAGgataatcatgtttttaaaattatttaaatatattcttTCTTTATAGCACTATTTCATATTGCCCATTTTTTTTCTATTTGGAAgcgatttttattttgtgttttggcaGAAGGAAGTTACCTACACGATAATATCTAGATATAAAATAAATCTGAGCAACATCATCTAAAATATTAATAGCCATGTTTCCTCACTTATTTCGCATGCAGGCCCTGACCATCCTGAAAGACATTGACACTCATATTCGTCGACTCTATCCAAACATGTTCCACCATTAAGGCAAGGCATGCTatcacactcatcaatatctacaaaaaaaagtaaaataaagtgaTAACGTAACAACAAAATAGAAATTCCAAATGTTTTTCCAAGCATGCCAAGGAAAAAGGGTTTGcttacaattttattttaattgtgcAAGCTTCCTACACATAAACAAAATTACTATTTCATTCCATCGCCAACAATGCGTGTATTACCTTGctgatcgtattattatcataaaTATTGACGAAGCTAGGACGAATAGAAACCggtactgtaattaaagcacttcagtcttagccttcacatggtattttggtaCACCATTGAGCataacaatcatgcaaaaagtagaaattcaacaaaaattgaggCCGTCACTGTGgcgtaaatcacacattatggcttcaaATTATTCCTTAATTGAGCTTTGGCCATCGACAAGCTTGAACTATATCATGTTTTCTCATCTGCTTAGATTTGACTCACTTATTTCGCAGAGGAGACCTGACCATCCTGGAAGACATCGGCAGGCATATCCGTTGACGTCGTCCAAACAAGTCGCACCATTGCGACAAGGCATGCTAGCACAATCAGTAATATCTGGAAAAGATACATGAATAAGTAACGTTTGCTTCAATAATAATTATAGGTTTGTTAAATAGTTTATATTAGCTACTATTATACTGGGCATATTTACTTATAAAAGCATTGTCTTACTTTGTTCACAGTGTATTCCAGTGTAACCTGCAATGCACCGACATACATATCCATTAATATCGTCTTCACATATCCCGTCGTTTTGGCAAGGTCCTGAAtagcattcatcaatatctgtaatATAATTGATCATTAATCATGTATTTAGTTGGAGTGCCATTGTACTTATGGAGTAGCAGtgtacattgatttcatataattTACACAAGATATGTGTGAATCATGTGGAGTTTGTATAAAGTTACAAATTCatcaatatataaataaataaataaataaataaataaataaataaataaataaataaacaaataaataccaGACTAACACTTCAACTTCAACAAGTCAACTTTGTATTAATTTTGCAAACTATAATCATTTAGCTTCATCTAAACAGTTGCGTCCGCATGTCATATACGCACGATCAAAGGCGGTGCATCTGTAGCGCGCGATGTGGCACGAAGTGACTGCACCCTATATACACTGCCTTAGATCGTACGTGTATCACCTGCGTACGATACTGTCTCGAGGAAGgttgactttttttttacttttcagtTTTGGTTTCTGCTTTCGTTTTCGGTTTCAGATCTCTTTGCTACGGGGAATCGATATTTACGTGAGAACTAAGTTGAATTTTCCCACTGTTGAAATTTGtcataaatgccacactcaataaaATGAAGTGAATCGCTACTACCGCTAAAAGTCTTTTTACTGCGAAACCCAATTCAACCTTTTGTCCACGAGGCCAATGTACTTGTAGTGCGcaataaagacaccagatctgaaactgacttttacTTCAATCAAAgttgatttttgcgttctttCACTTCTTTTTTCAGTTCAAACCAAACTTCTTTCTACTTAAATCCTTCATACCTCCCCCGACTCCATCTCCAATTGTTCTATCCCCAAtgtgtccaacttactggatatttcgTGATTCAATCCACTTCAATTTACACACatttcctttcgacatttgaatAACGCGCCCATATTTGTATGAGAATGTGTATTTTCGTCTTCTGTTTTataagttatgcaaatttctgacATGATAACTCCAGGTCAGAGAGTCGGTGCCCATCTAATTTAGATAAAAGAAGTGTCTTAATGTTACGGTCTTAAATCCCGAtaagtttttatattttataattatagagacctcacaaaaagtaacgcagccgttACAAATACGTataatagcttcagaactattaatcatgttaacgtatttcaacatagaaagacaGGTAACccgaaggttgcgggttcgagccccggcaacgCCATAGTGTTGTGCCCTTCAGTAAGGCACTTTAtatcgattactcctctccatccAGGTGTatatgtataaatgggtaccggcattcttaaatgttgGGAAGGTAGCAGACTTGCTGCGAAGGAGGTGTGGCGAGCCCCCATAGCAACTTTTCACGATGGAATCTGGCCTAATCACTAAAGAAAGAGAGATGGTCACTCCGTCCTGTAAAAAAATCCAAGCTCGAATCCTTTACctttaaaaaatttaaacaatacaAGTAAAGTTGTAAATTTATTTAACAAGTTGTCTACCTATTTCACAGTTCGTTCCTTGATACCCACTTGGACAAATACAACTGTACCGACCAATTTCATCGACACATCTTCCACGATTTTGACAAGGGTGAGCCAAGCACTCGTTGACAgctgagaaaaaaaaaca
The Amphiura filiformis chromosome 3, Afil_fr2py, whole genome shotgun sequence DNA segment above includes these coding regions:
- the LOC140149311 gene encoding LOW QUALITY PROTEIN: uncharacterized protein KIAA1958-like (The sequence of the model RefSeq protein was modified relative to this genomic sequence to represent the inferred CDS: inserted 1 base in 1 codon); translation: GIFASLSEEEFNELLRNKDSENTIKATKKSVNILRAYLREKGQPENFESLDKVELAKLLEKFYAELRKTDGNEYKTASMNGIRTGLNRHLKNEWPGFIDIIKDTEFTDANVSFKAVLVQLKKXGNGDVKHHASIDENDIETLYRSGVFNQDSPAGLQYKVWFELMLYICRRGRENLRDLKKGHFIVEADSDGQEYVMQAVDELTKKTQEDNTSSRTDAGRMYATNTDECPVASFKMYVSKLNPDCEAFFQTPKRVAPADSDCPWYKKSPVGQTTLGSFMNVLSKQAELSKVYTNHCIRATCITILDGEGFATRDICKVSGHANEGSLAGYVGRVKDARKQDMSDALSRSLGHRPEDKSTIAKPKPTAPATVSRPPVPQAAADMDFVNEKQDYEAMDFVDLELTLRRLFTQNKISK
- the LOC140147486 gene encoding uncharacterized protein; the protein is MNAVLVVTFGVLLLIYTSTAQVTCDSQSEFACTDGLLCVPESFHCDYYIDCADRSDESDCVCDPESTFQCEEDGCIDIDWKCDGIPDCFDESDEAPHVCNATQPACDSDPCQNGATCEDGGESYTCLCASGWTGYNCETELNECLSRPCRNRGRCVNHFDRYSCICRSGYGGTNCEIETNECLSRPCQNRGTCIDLVGQYSCLCLNGWRGTNCEIAFCTEDEFICTDSTCIPKDYYCDFIPDCTDNADESGCACNVDYEFQCTSGGCVNHTWVCDDFTDCFDGSDEGDVCQDMTDCRNVNCLNGGICTYSANNIFSGYECQCPPGWVGTMCETDINECASEPCQNEGTCEDGTFGYVCQCSIGHTGVHCEQAVNECLAHPCQNRGRCVDEIGRYSCICPSGYQGTNCEIDIDECYSGPCQNDGICEDDINGYVCRCIAGYTGIHCEQNITDCASMPCRNGATCLDDVNGYACRCLPGWSGLLCEINIDECDSMPCLNGGTCLDRVDEYECQCLSGWSGPACEINIDECHSGPCQNNGTCEDNVEGYNCRCIAGYTGIHCENNTDECHSGPCQNEGTCEDDINGYNCRCIAGYTGIYCEQNIDECGSMPCFNGGTCVDRVDGYECQCLPGWSGPSCEINVNECQSGPCQNEGTCEDDINGYVCRCIAGYTGIHCEQNVDECGSMPCLNGGSCLDRMDGYECHCLPGWSGPSCEINIDECGSMPCLNGGTCLDRINGYECQCLPGWSGPSCDINFLDEEL